A stretch of Geomonas oryzisoli DNA encodes these proteins:
- a CDS encoding Rieske (2Fe-2S) protein produces the protein MVFAAKVSEIPEFGKKLVEVGGVQVLLVKTKGTVYACEHECPHQGAPLQGALIKEAGKLSCQRHGYRFDLVTGVCAEHKECVPLKIYPVEVRGDEVFVDLD, from the coding sequence ATGGTATTTGCCGCGAAAGTTTCCGAGATTCCTGAATTTGGCAAGAAGCTGGTCGAGGTAGGCGGGGTGCAGGTCCTGCTGGTCAAGACCAAGGGGACCGTCTACGCCTGCGAGCACGAGTGTCCGCACCAGGGGGCGCCGCTGCAGGGGGCGCTGATCAAGGAGGCGGGAAAACTCTCCTGCCAGCGCCACGGTTACCGCTTCGATCTGGTGACCGGCGTCTGTGCCGAACACAAGGAATGCGTGCCCCTGAAGATCTATCCGGTCGAAGTCCGCGGCGACGAGGTTTTCGTGGATCTCGATTAG
- the rplU gene encoding 50S ribosomal protein L21, giving the protein MYAVVKTGGKQYKVSEGDFLKVEKLEGAVGDTVEISDVLMVGGDKVVIGTPLVPSASVVGKIVEQGKDKKILVFKSKRRKNSRKLNGHRQLRTILLIEKINA; this is encoded by the coding sequence ATGTACGCAGTAGTCAAAACCGGAGGGAAGCAGTATAAAGTTTCCGAAGGCGACTTTCTCAAAGTCGAAAAGCTGGAGGGTGCGGTAGGTGATACCGTCGAGATCTCCGACGTCCTGATGGTTGGCGGCGATAAGGTTGTTATCGGAACACCTTTAGTGCCCAGCGCCTCTGTAGTCGGCAAGATCGTCGAGCAGGGCAAAGACAAGAAGATTCTGGTCTTCAAGTCCAAGCGCCGGAAAAACTCCAGGAAACTTAACGGGCACCGTCAACTCAGGACTATTCTGTTGATTGAGAAGATTAACGCCTAG
- the rpmA gene encoding 50S ribosomal protein L27 produces MAHKKGVGSSRNGRDSDGQRLGCKKFGGEAVKAGNIIYRQHGTKIHPGNNVGLGKDYTLYALIEGVVKFERLGKDRKKVSVYPAN; encoded by the coding sequence ATGGCACACAAGAAAGGCGTCGGTAGTTCCAGGAACGGTCGCGACTCCGACGGCCAAAGACTTGGTTGCAAGAAGTTTGGCGGCGAAGCCGTCAAAGCCGGCAACATCATCTACCGCCAGCACGGCACCAAGATCCACCCGGGCAACAACGTGGGCCTCGGTAAGGATTACACGCTGTACGCTCTGATCGAGGGCGTGGTGAAGTTCGAGCGTCTGGGCAAAGACCGTAAGAAGGTCTCCGTCTACCCGGCCAACTAG
- the obgE gene encoding GTPase ObgE: protein MSFIDEVKIYVKSGDGGAGCVSFRREKFIPLGGPDGGDGGKGGDVVFKVSPHLSTLLDLRQHPHQKAGRGRNGMGSDRHGANGDAKEILVPRGTVIKDAETDEILADLTEPDSCIVLLKGGRGGQGNARFKTATHKAPKFAQPGEPGEERWIRLELKLMADVGLLGMPSVGKSSLISKISAARPKIAEYHFTTLKPNLGVVKYKNYRSFVMADIPGLIEGASEGAGLGHRFLKHLERTGQLLHLLDLSWMPDRDPIAEYEAINRELALFNPELAEKRQTVVVNKIDLPHVKENLKEVLPYFEERGIKVFPISAATGEGIPELLDDIALNLWGEPDETW, encoded by the coding sequence ATGAGTTTCATTGATGAAGTAAAAATTTACGTGAAGTCCGGCGACGGCGGCGCAGGGTGCGTCTCGTTCCGGCGTGAGAAATTCATCCCACTGGGCGGGCCCGACGGCGGCGACGGCGGCAAGGGTGGCGACGTGGTTTTCAAGGTGTCGCCGCACCTCTCCACGCTGCTCGACCTGCGCCAGCATCCGCACCAGAAGGCCGGCCGCGGCAGAAACGGCATGGGAAGCGACCGCCACGGCGCCAACGGCGACGCGAAGGAGATCCTGGTGCCGCGCGGGACCGTGATCAAGGATGCGGAGACCGATGAGATCCTGGCGGACCTCACCGAGCCGGATTCCTGCATCGTGCTCCTCAAGGGGGGACGCGGCGGCCAGGGGAACGCCCGCTTCAAGACCGCGACCCACAAGGCGCCGAAGTTCGCCCAGCCGGGCGAGCCGGGCGAGGAGCGCTGGATCCGCCTGGAGCTGAAGCTGATGGCCGATGTCGGCCTTTTGGGGATGCCGAGCGTGGGCAAGTCCTCGCTGATCAGCAAGATCTCCGCGGCACGCCCGAAGATCGCCGAGTACCACTTCACCACGCTCAAGCCGAACCTCGGCGTGGTCAAGTACAAGAACTACCGCAGCTTCGTGATGGCCGACATTCCGGGCCTCATTGAGGGGGCCAGCGAAGGGGCGGGGCTTGGCCACCGTTTCCTCAAGCACCTGGAGCGCACCGGGCAGCTCTTGCACCTGCTCGACCTCTCCTGGATGCCGGACCGCGACCCCATAGCGGAATACGAGGCGATCAACCGGGAACTGGCTCTCTTCAACCCGGAGCTGGCCGAGAAACGGCAGACCGTGGTGGTCAACAAGATCGACCTGCCGCACGTCAAGGAGAACCTGAAAGAGGTGCTCCCGTATTTCGAAGAGCGCGGCATCAAGGTGTTCCCCATTTCCGCGGCAACCGGTGAGGGGATACCGGAACTACTCGACGACATCGCTTTGAACCTTTGGGGCGAGCCGGACGAAACCTGGTAA